In Choloepus didactylus isolate mChoDid1 chromosome 6, mChoDid1.pri, whole genome shotgun sequence, one DNA window encodes the following:
- the LOC119537205 gene encoding formin-like protein 5: MFQGCGPKSPEIPHQSTHRDKFYKFSASAGQGRTHSPAHSPRLSQIRGHTHPTPGYLATLTEETKYKPTHPCADTAQLRAYTPAPKLAPLREPQPPRALSLPGAEWGVARVCPAASPGRSLSSVLSRPSAPHLRAAPRVSPPPLPGARAGVRVPPPPQGPMCFGGPAAPAPPRPPPPRPGQAGGGADSAQTLAPPAARPALPPADTPPPAQGLRPRGDAASGPARPSAALRGEEPAGMVPQPGRMEVARLPHTRSGAVEERFSDMLMFSK; the protein is encoded by the exons ATGTTCCAGGGATGCGGCCCCAAGTCTCCGGAGATCCCACACCAGAGCACACACAGGGACAAGTTCTACAAGTTCAGCGCCTCGGCCGGGCAGGGGCGCACGCACTCACCCGCTCACTCACCCAGACTTTCCCAAATACGCGGTCACACACATCCTACCCCGGGTTATCTGGCCACGCTCACCGAGGAGACAAAGTACAAGCCGACTCACCCGTGCGCTGACACTGCCCAGTTGCGCGCGTACACACCGGCTCCGAAACTCGCCCCACTCAGAGAACCCCAGCCGCCCCGCGCGCTCTCCTTGCCTGGGGCCGAGTGGGGAGTCGCGCGGGTCTGCCCCGCCGCGTCCCCAGGCCGCTCCCTGTCCTCTGTCCTCTCCAGGCCGTCCGCCCCTCACCTCCGTGCTGCGCCCAGGGTGTCGCCGCCGCCGCTCCCGGGTGCCCGCGCTGGCGTCCGCGTCCCGCCGCCGCCACAGGGACCCATGTGCTTTGGAGGCCCCGCGGCCCCCGCCCCCCCTCGCCCCCCACCTCCGCGGCCCGGCCAGGCCGGGGGCGGGGCAGACTCTGCACAGACCCTGGCACCGCCCGCCGCCCGCCCCGCGCTGCCTCCGGCAGACACCCCGCCACCAGCTCAGGGACTCCGCCCGCGCGGCGATGCGGCCTCTGGGCCCGCGCGTCCCAGCGCGGCGCTGCGCGGGGAGGAGCCGGCGGGGATGGTCCCACAGCCTGGCCGGATGGAGGTCGCCCGCCTCCCTCACACGAGATCGGGAGCGGTTGAGGAGAGGTTTTCAGACATGCTAATGTTTTCCAAG TGA